A single window of Eucalyptus grandis isolate ANBG69807.140 chromosome 1, ASM1654582v1, whole genome shotgun sequence DNA harbors:
- the LOC120295448 gene encoding TMV resistance protein N-like, with product MERPREKSLSLIGESSSTLGRDYEVFLSFRGPDTRLTITDSLHAGMIQAGIHVFKDDEELRVGEEIGGELLRAISNSKIYMPIFSKDYASSKWCLRELTSMVEHRKRDEKVILPIFYEVDASDLKLNTGSYGTALQKHERESGEDVAKQWKEALREVAGIKGWNLKDHGQHKLIGLVLEEVLKKLSYTQRNWHDDLVGIDDQMEAVTELLGLGTFDVRFIVIHGMGGIGKTTLAKAIFKNISSQFQGSSFLSDIRVDNIQMDFDHALKLFSKHSLESNSPRHDYISISSEIARICGGLPLALEVIGSLLHSKSKMTWKDTLKKLKKVPNEDVQKKLLISYEELEYEQRQIFLDIACHCIGEERIPAYYMWKACEFFPKTGFSVLIHLSLIKVIEDDRLWMHDQLRDLGREIVRQECFLVPGKRSRLWCLTDALNVVQNNLDIVDFA from the exons ATGGAACGTCCTAGAGAAAAGTCTCTCTCCCTCATTGGTGAATCCTCATCGACATTAGGGAGGGACTACGAGgtgttcttgagcttcagaGGGCCCGACACTCGTTTAACCATCACTGACTCTCTCCACGCGGGCATGATCCAAGCTGGGATACACGTCTTTAAAGATGACGAAGAGCTCCGTGTTGGGGAAGAGATCGGAGGCGAGCTTCTGAGAGCAATCTCTAATTCGAAAATCTACATGCCGATCTTCTCTAAAGACTATGCTTCTAGTAAATGGTGCCTCCGCGAGCTCACGTCCATGGTGGAGCATAGGAAGAGAGACGAGAAAGTGATTTTGCCCATATTCTACGAGGTGGATGCATCCGATCTTAAGCTCAATACCGGATCTTATGGTACGGCTTTACAAAAGCATGAGAGAGAGTCTGGTGAAGACGTGGCAAAGCAATGGAAGGAGGCCCTAAGAGAGGTCGCTGGAATCAAGGGATGGAACTTAAAAGATCACGG CCAACATAAACTTATAGGACTTGTTCTAGAAGAAGTTCTCAAAAAGCTGAGTTATACACAGAGAAACTGGCATGATGACTTGGTAGGTATTGATGATCAAATGGAAGCCGTTACGGAGTTGCTAGGCCTAGGCACTTTCGATGTGCGATTTATCGTGATTCATGGTATGGGCGGTATCGGTAAAACAACCCTTGCTAAGGCTATCTTCAAAAACATCTCTTCACAGTTTCAAGGTTCAAGCTTTCTTTCAGATATTCGTGTAGACAATATC CAAATGGACTTTGACCATGCTCTTAAACTATTTAGCAAGCACTCCTTAGAAAGCAACTCACCTCGACATGATTACATCAGTATTTCAAGTGAAATTGCCAGAATTTGTGGAGGACTGCCATTGGCTCTCGAGGTCATAGGTTCATTACTGCACTCAAAAAGCAAGATGACGTGGAAAGACAcgttgaagaagttgaagaaagtGCCCAATGAGGATGTCCAGAAAAAGCTGTTGATAAGTTATGAAGAATTAGAGTACGAGCAACggcaaatttttcttgatattgcatgtcattgcatcggTGAAGAAAGAATCCCTGCATATTACATGTGGAAAGCTTGTGAGTTTTTTCCAAAAACTGGATTCAGTGTCCtcattcatttatctttgatAAAAGTCATCGAAGATGATAGACTATGGATGCACGACCAActtagagatcttggaagagagATTGTTCGACAAGAATGCTTTCTAGTTCCTGGAAAACGCAGCAGGTTGTGGTGTTTGACGGATGCCTTAAATGTGGTTCAAAATAACCTG GACATTGTTGATTTTGCataa
- the LOC104454275 gene encoding uncharacterized protein LOC104454275 — MAFSFILDLWNKWNIRGFVILSLLIQVFLILFAPLRKKIANPSIIFLLWLAYLLADWIAAFAIGLISHNQCNSSTPDAEVNGALQAFWASFLLLHLGGLDTITAFSQEDSSLWRRHLLSFIFQVSATIYVFVQIFPNDKLLVIPMMLVFLAALIKNVGRTLSLNLSSLPRVRERVLLHHQYSDAPPIKLVEDYNDLEVEYSKGEEAKLAESIVVKHAYHFFNTFDVFLADLVYTNAERNRSHIYFHKVSTLDALRVISFELHFYYEMLHTKALTIHSKWSYIFRFIAFIDVTIAFTLFNHLKKRKFPYLDVEITYSLLFGGVALDMVALFMLVFSDWTVAHINWDNTSPSKLHSFLRKFVSAMLDLRKPRFASCKAKPNANVTYEILDTPLIFRRWSESIFACNLFSESLKESPRKMHRHNQWWGVIACSNICNFTFRIVEKIISCFHQANKAITRGCDPRSLEGKRSMIMSMKYVSKNPFMMKLWIFIFEEVKRKSKNVHELMDVQEIVESRGALFIETGRGFDGCNLLNYVTGANYDATILQWHIATEIWYNKDKVTAKSDEREFSKILSDYMFYLLLNQPNVMSAVAGIAQITSMQMFLEIRSHINDDKMDVEGLCSRLFDEAEDSCAPHSTETHKWRIPLKGGINLAQEMESLGEMKWKVMSGVWVEILSYAASHIKGEAHMQVLSKGGELLTFVWLLMIHFGCFYTPEFGICYESWWSSLVIQSS; from the coding sequence ATGGCATTTAGCTTCATTTTGGATCTATGGAACAAATGGAACATCCGAGGCTTTGTCATACTAAGCCTCTTGATTCAAGTCTTTCTGATTCTATTTGCACCTCTTAGAAAGAAAATAGCGAACCCCAGCATCATTTTTCTCTTATGGCTAGCCTATTTATTGGCTGATTGGATAGCTGCATTCGCCATCGGGCTCATTTCTCACAACCAATGCAATTCATCCACTCCTGATGCCGAAGTAAATGGAGCACTTCAGGCATTTTGGGCCTCATTTCTCTTGTTACATCTTGGCGGTCTAGACACCATCACTGCCTTCTCTCAGGAGGATAGTTCGCTTTGGCGACGGCACTTGCTTAGTTTCATCTTCCAAGTTAGTGCCACCATCTATGTCTTTGTGCAGATATTTCCCAACGACAAGTTATTGGTGATCCCAATGATGCTAGTATTTCTTGCTGCACTCATTAAAAATGTGGGGAGGACATTGTCACTTAATCTCTCGAGCCTCCCAAGGGTCAGGGAACGGGTGCTCTTACATCACCAATACTCGGATGCTCCACCAATCAAATTGGTTGAAGATTACAATGACCTAGAGGTTGAATATTCTAAGGGAGAAGAAGCAAAGCTTGCTGAGAGCATTGTGGTGAAGCATGCTTACCACTTTTTTAATACCTTTGATGTCTTCCTCGCGGATCTCGTCTACACAAATGCAGAACGCAATAGGAGTCACATATATTTCCACAAAGTTTCTACATTAGATGCACTAAGGGTTATATCATTCGAACTCCATTTCTATTATGAGATGCTTCACACAAAAGCATTGACAATACATTCTAAGTGGAGCTACATTTTTCGCTTCATAGCCTTTATTGATGTTACAATAGCTTTCACCCTGTTCAATCACTTGAAGAAGCGTAAATTCCCTTATCTCGATGTGGAAATTACTTATTCCCTTCTTTTTGGAGGGGTTGCACTTGATATGGTAGCTCTATTCATGCTAGTTTTCTCCGATTGGACTGTTGCCCATATCAATTGGGACAACACATCACCATCTAAACTACATTCATTTCTTCGCAAGTTTGTATCTGCCATGTTAGACCTAAGGAAGCCTCGATTTGCTTCATGTAAAGCAAAGCCTAATGCAAATGTCACTTACGAGATCTTAGATACACCACTAATATTTCGAAGGTGGTCAGAATCCATCTTCGCTTGCAACCTTTTTTCTGAGAGCTTAAAGGAGAGTCCAAGAAAAATGCATAGGCACAATCAGTGGTGGGGCGTCATTGCTTGTTCTAATATATGCAATTTTACATTCCGTATAGTTGAGAAGATCATCTCTTGTTTCCATCAAGCTAATAAAGCAATCACTAGGGGCTGTGATCCGAGGAGCTTGGAAGGGAAAAGATCAATGATTATGAGTATGAAGTACGTGTCCAAGAATCCCTTTATGATGAAGTTATGGATCTTTATCTTTGAGGAAGTGAAACGTAAATCCAAGAATGTTCATGAACTAATGGATGTGCAGGAGATAGTTGAATCTAGAGGTGCTCTATTTATCGAAACGGGCCGGGGATTCGATGGTTGCAATCTTTTAAATTATGTCACCGGGGCTAATTACGATGCTACTATTTTACAGTGGCATATTGCTACTGAAATATGGTACAACAAAGATAAAGTCACAGCAAAATCTGACGAAAGGGAATTCAGCAAGATCCTTTCTGACTATATGTTTTATCTTTTGCTTAATCAGCCTAATGTGATGTCTGCCGTGGCGGGCATTGCCCAAATTACATCAATGCAGATGTTTCTCGAGATACGCTCGCATATCAATGATGACAAAATGGATGTAGAGGGTCTATGCAGTAGATTGTTCGACGAGGCTGAGGACTCGTGTGCCCCCCATTCGACCGAAACCCACAAATGGAGAATCCCACTCAAGGGGGGGATCAATTTGGCCCAGGAGATGGAAAGCCTCGGAGAAATGAAGTGGAAGGTGATGAGCGGAGTGTGGGTCGAGATATTGTCATATGCAGCAAGTCATATTAAGGGAGAGGCACACATGCAGGTGCTGAGCAAAGGTGGAGAGCTTCTTACCTTCGTTTGGCTCTTGATGATTCATTTTGGTTGTTTCTACACACCTGAATTTGGCATATGTTATGAATCCTGGTGGTCGTCCTTAGTGATACAATCATCGTGA
- the LOC104454283 gene encoding F-box/LRR-repeat protein At5g02910 isoform X2, giving the protein MGLKLPGRAPNWASLRVLSMAYLRLTDDEMGLVFVGSPALESLELRCCGGVARIKVLSRRMRELVIDGWKHWSPGDPRLEVSAPHLQTLRLRGSFPRMSLTVAEASSVAEAELNFSMTIGVGDRFDNYKWPRNLARGILQKLCNATEFVVGCWFLQVLSLLENGDLPPLLPNCKSLILNTRCQSLECHGILNMIESSPQVEKLVIKMIQPFRKQVVCFLVAVMAGNPCMLGTPLRC; this is encoded by the exons ATGGGGCTCAAGCTGCCGGGCCGCGCCCCCAATTGGGCCTCCCTTAGGGTTCTGTCGATGGCGTACCTGCGGTTGACGGATGACGAGATGGGGTTGGTCTTCGTCGGCAGTCCCGCTCTGGAGTCCCTCGAGCTGCGGTGCTGTGGCGGCGTGGCCCGGAtcaaggttttgtctaggaggATGAGAGAATTGGTGATTGATGGGTGGAAGCACTGGTCCCCCGGGGACCCCCGGCTGGAGGTTTCGGCTCCTCATTTGCAGACGTTGCGCCTGCGGGGTAGCTTCCCCAGGATGAGCCTGACGGTGGCCGAGGCCAGCTCCGTGGCCGAGGCCGAGTTGAATTTCTCCATGACCATCGGTGTCGGCGACCGGTTTGATAACTACAAATGGCCGCGCAACTTGGCGAGGGGTATTCTTCAGAAGCTGTGCAATGCTACTGAATTTGTAGTTGGGTGTTGGTTCCTTCAG GTTCTGTCGCTTTTGGAGAATGGAGATTTGCCTCCTCTGCTTCCCAATTGCAAATCTCTTATTCTAAACACTCGTTGTCAATCATTGGAATGTCACGGTATATTGAACATGATAGAAAGTTCACCACAGGTGGAGAAATTGGTCATCAAGATGATTCAACCATTCAGGAAGCAG GTGGTCTGCTTCTTGGTGGCAGTCATGGCTGGGAATCCTTGCATGCTGGGAACACCTTTAAGATGTTGA
- the LOC108957229 gene encoding disease resistance protein RUN1-like, with the protein MLKVEYQDDVRELPLSIGKLLGLKHLSLHGCTKLGNLPDSIGELRSLLYLDLSSTSITALPNSIGKLASLLKMDLSQSPITELPDSIGNLRQLKFMCLDRTWISELPENIWTLENLEELIARDCRSLVDEIPREIMGLSQLTILNLSRSNISRLPMTINQLPNFQELVLFNCNRLKMLPDLPTSLIKLEFSSSSLQALPDLSNLTNLLHLDITDHAFDFTFLEATQGRVQTPNLEWLGRLHELQMLRLVLSDCNLPPTDLSSLSQLRSLEITCPDPRSLTQLPSSLKDLILEDVKIPIEWPLLSNLGNLIELKLLGCRLTEIEFDNVHGQLEKLRHLQVRNCERLVMLSNLSSLKELRVLSVEYCRQLVEIKSQPSSTGDCSSTERFIPHMQQLQKLQSLRVYYCVSLQMLPALPNACDADVIGCPGLRMAKS; encoded by the coding sequence ATGCTAAAGGTGGAATATCAAGATGATGTTAGAGAACTTCCACTCTCGATAGGAAAGCTACTAGGTTTAAAACATCTATCTCTACATGGTTGCACTAAGCTTGGAAATCTTCCAGATTCCATTGGAGAGTTGAGATCACTCCTCTATTTGGATTTATCTAGCACTAGTATAACAGCATTGCCAAATTCCATTGGAAAACTAGCATCACTACTCAAAATGGATCTATCTCAATCACCTATTACAGAATTACCTGATTCTATTGGCAATCTTAGACAGTTGAAGTTCATGTGTTTGGATCGCACTTGGATAAGTGAGCTACCGGAGAACATATGGACTCTAGAGAATCTTGAGGAGTTGATTGCTAGAGATTGTAGAAGTCTTGTAGATGAAATTCCAAGGGAAATCATGGGACTATCCCAATTAACGATTCTTAACTTGTCCAGAAGCAATATTAGTAGACTACCAATGACGATTAACCAGCTCCCTAATTTCCAAGAACTTGTTTTATTCAATTGTAACAGGCTTAAGATGTTACCAGATCTCCCAACAAGTTTAATAAAGCTAGAGTTCTCCTCTTCATCATTGCAGGCACTCCCCGACCTCTCGAACCTCACTAATTTACTTCATCTGGACATAACTGATCATGCTTTTGACTTTACGTTCTTAGAAGCTACACAAGGGCGGGTTCAAACTCCAAACCTAGAGTGGCTTGGAAGGCTGCATGAATTGCAGATGTTGAGACTGGTTCTTTCCGATTGCAACTTGCCTCCGACTGACTTGAGCTCCCTTTCTCAACTCCGATCACTTGAAATAACTTGTCCAGACCCACGGTCTCTGACACAGCTTCCGTCTAGTTTAAAAGACTTGATTTTAGAAGACGTCAAGATACCAATAGAATGGCCACTGCTCTCCAACTTGGgaaatttgattgaattaaagCTCCTTGGTTGTCGGTTAACAGAGATTGAGTTCGACAATGTGCATGGACAGCTAGAGAAACTCCGGCATTTGCAAGTGCGCAACTGTGAGCGGCTTGTGATGCTATCCAATCTATCGAGCTTAAAGGAGCTCCGAGTGCTAAGTGTGGAGTATTGCCGTCAGCTAGTTGAGATCAAATCCCAACCATCCTCAACTGGAGATTGTAGTTCCACAGAAAGATTCATTCCTCATATGCAGCAACTCCAAAAGCTACAGTCGTTGAGAGTTTATTATTGTGTATCACTGCAAATGTTGCCTGCTTTACCAAATGCATGCGATGCCGATGTTATTGGATGCCCGGGCTTACGAATGGCCAAATCTTGA
- the LOC104454283 gene encoding F-box/LRR-repeat protein At5g02910 isoform X1, producing MGLKLPGRAPNWASLRVLSMAYLRLTDDEMGLVFVGSPALESLELRCCGGVARIKVLSRRMRELVIDGWKHWSPGDPRLEVSAPHLQTLRLRGSFPRMSLTVAEASSVAEAELNFSMTIGVGDRFDNYKWPRNLARGILQKLCNATEFVVGCWFLQVLSLLENGDLPPLLPNCKSLILNTRCQSLECHGILNMIESSPQVEKLVIKMIQPFRKQLEFDRDCKALAISTHSTHRYSGPLKRKNKLKCLDQHLRRVDIVQFDPRDRRSSSFLGLVEFILEEARVLDKMLINTCKVKDDGSNSVKTPNPRRLLEVSRSIRRHRRASENARVVLLTRKKRIILF from the exons ATGGGGCTCAAGCTGCCGGGCCGCGCCCCCAATTGGGCCTCCCTTAGGGTTCTGTCGATGGCGTACCTGCGGTTGACGGATGACGAGATGGGGTTGGTCTTCGTCGGCAGTCCCGCTCTGGAGTCCCTCGAGCTGCGGTGCTGTGGCGGCGTGGCCCGGAtcaaggttttgtctaggaggATGAGAGAATTGGTGATTGATGGGTGGAAGCACTGGTCCCCCGGGGACCCCCGGCTGGAGGTTTCGGCTCCTCATTTGCAGACGTTGCGCCTGCGGGGTAGCTTCCCCAGGATGAGCCTGACGGTGGCCGAGGCCAGCTCCGTGGCCGAGGCCGAGTTGAATTTCTCCATGACCATCGGTGTCGGCGACCGGTTTGATAACTACAAATGGCCGCGCAACTTGGCGAGGGGTATTCTTCAGAAGCTGTGCAATGCTACTGAATTTGTAGTTGGGTGTTGGTTCCTTCAG GTTCTGTCGCTTTTGGAGAATGGAGATTTGCCTCCTCTGCTTCCCAATTGCAAATCTCTTATTCTAAACACTCGTTGTCAATCATTGGAATGTCACGGTATATTGAACATGATAGAAAGTTCACCACAGGTGGAGAAATTGGTCATCAAGATGATTCAACCATTCAGGAAGCAG CTTGAGTTCGATAGGGACTGCAAGGCATTGGCCATCAGTACGCACAGTACGCACAGATACTCGGGACCCTTAAAGAGGAAGAATAAACTCAAATGCTTGGATCAACACTTGAGGCGGGTCGACATTGTTCAGTTTGATCCTAGGGATCGCCGCTCGAGCAGCTTTCTTGGCCTGGTGGAGTTTATCCTTGAAGAGGCGCGCGTCTTGGATAAGATGCTCATCAACACTTGTAAGGTCAAGGATGATGGATCGAATTCTGTGAAGACTCCCAATCCTCGCAGATTGCTCGAAGTTTCCCGGTCAATTCGACGCCATCGAAGGGCTTCCGAGAATGCTCGAGTGGTACTTTTGACTAGGAAGAAAcgtattattttattttga